The Anabaena sp. PCC 7108 region TTCAGAGAATTAATTATTTTGCTAATTTAGATAGTATGGAAATAGATAAATTTCAATATTCATGGAATCAAGAGTATTGTAATTATCAAAGTTTAGATGATAAGAATAAATTAATCAATGCTTTATTAATGTTAGTGAAATCTAAGGAATATTGGCGGCAGATTTTACCGGATGATAATTGGCCTCATTCACCGTATAAATTTAGAGAACAATTATCTCTAGAAATTGGTAAATTTTATTCAAAACAAGATTGTATTGTTGAAAATCATATTCCTTTTTTCTTTAATACACTATACAAATTAATTGAAGAATAAACTATTTTGTAGGTTGGGTTAAATGAAATGCAACCCAACTTATGTATTCTTGCTCGTTAATGTTGGGTTTCCTTACGTCAACCCAACCTACGGACTATAATAGATAAATAACAGATATCCTTAATTAGCATTATGACTACAGGGAAGTCATTCCCAGGCGTGTTATTGTGTTTCGACTGGCTTAAAAATTCCACTGATATCCACATCCAATCCTCTAATCATTCCCAAGTCCGCCTCAGAATGAATTCTGAGGCTAATAGCAAAAGTTAGCTAAAGCTGACTAAATATAGATTACATATAAAATTTTTGCGGTGGATTATCATCTTGATTAAAATCTTCTAAAGACTTAATTATTGTACCTTGTGCATGATGTTCCTTTTGATTTTTCACATAAATAACAGCTTCTTCAAGTTGCTTTCTCCCTAACGAAAAAACACCATAACCTCTTTGCCAAGCAAATATATCTTCTCCAGAAGATACATTATTAATATAATGAGTGCTGCTACCTTTAATTTTTTGTACCAACTCAGAAATAGAAATCTTTGGAGGAATAGAAGCCACTACATGAATGTGGTTCTCTGTACCGTTAATAGCATGAATAATTGTCTTCAGTTCATCAGCTTTACTAATAATGTAAGCATAAAGCTTCTCTTCGCGTTCATCGATAATTAGTGACTGACGCTCTTTTGTTGTCCAAACAAGATGATAATAAAGTCTCCACAAAGCTATAATAAATCCTATTAATAATTAATTATGTTTTCATGTTTATTATTCCCGCAATTATTAAAAAAAATAGTCGGCTTAAGCCGACTATAGTTATTAGCCTGGGAATTGATTCCCAGACTGTAGTTTAAACAGATTAAACAATCGAAAAATCGGATTTAATAATCAAGTCATTGTAATCAAAATCGCCACCATTTGGTAAATCTTCAAATCCGAAAGTGTTATCTCCTAACAAACGAATGTGATCTACTCCATCAGAATTCACTCCCAAATATGGGAAATAAACTTGAGGATTATTATCGACGTTAGTATCAGTTAATTGGGAAAGAGTACCATTGATAATGATCAAAGGAGCAAGTATTGAACCACCTGCAATCATCGCACTATTTGTAAATAAACCTTGGTTAGCAACAGCAAATTTGATTGTTTCACCAGTATCTGCATCTTTAATCAGATTGTTGATTGCAGCTTGCAGATAATTTGCTTGATTAGCTGTATTTACTTGCAGACTGCCAATTTGTCCTTGAGCATTATCTACCTTATAAAAGTAGACTTCATTATTGAATGCAGCTTCTCGATAAACAGAGAAATCTGCTTTTACTAGACCGGATATACCTGTTAAATCAATGAGTTCTGATTGATTTATCCCTTGCAGTGCAGTACCTAAAGTTAAGGGTTCATTTGTGGACTCAATCTTAACTACTAGATCCTTAAAGTCTGCAACATTAGATCCTTCTTCCCAAGCAATTGTAAAACCATCAGCATTGCTTGTGATTTGTTGAGTTGAGGTTTCAGCAAATAAAACGTTGGTACTTGGAGTGAGTCCGGCTCTAAAGGAATCAATTGTACCGTCTTTGACTAAAAAGAAGTTCAGGTGATCACCAGAATCAAATCCTAGCAAACGAGCTAAATCGATAGTATTGAACCCATTAGGAATATTGGAAATGGCGGAGAAAATAGCTTTACCTTGGTCTTTTACTCGGTCTAAAGCTGCTTGTTCATAACCTTGTTCCCCTGGAGCAATACCGTCGATTTTACCTTCGGCATCGTCAACAGTAAAGACACCCAATTCACTAATAAAATTGGAATTGCGTTCTATTAGAGTTACTTTGAGTCTGACTGTGTCATCAATACCTTTGATGGTAAAGATGTTGTTGTTATTAACAACAGCTAGTGAAATGTCATCGTCAGTAATAGTTCCCTGGGCTGTGCTGTTTGTGGAACTTATAACCGCACCATCTGTAGCATTACTTAAAGTGACAGTAAACGTCTCATCTTCTTCCACAATGGCATCTTGAATTGTGGCTACAGTGAAAGTTTTCTCGGTTTCACCAACTGCAAAAGTCAGAGTTTGAGTATTAGCAGTAAAGTCAGCAGCACTTGCTGTATCCCCAGTACTGATAGACGTGGCTACAGTCACACTTTGAGGAGTTAAGTTATCCCTTGAACGAGTCACAGTGAAAGTAACATCACTTCCTTCTAATCCCTCAGCAGAAGTAATGCTAAATTCAGCCGGTGTATCATCGTCGGTAATAGTTCCTTGGGCTGTGCTGTTTGTGGAACTTATAACTGCACCATCTGTAGCATTACTTAAAGTGACAGTAAACGTCTCATTGTCTTCCACAATGTCATCTTGAATTGTGGCTACAGTGAAAGTTTTCTCGGTTTCACCTGCTGCAAAAGTCAGAGTTTGAGTGTTAGCAGTAAAGTCAGCAGCACTTGCTGTATCCCCAGTAGCAATAGAAGTGGCTACGGTAACACTTTGATCACCCAGTGCATCTCCTGTACGAGTTACTGTGAAAGTAACATCACTGCCCTCTAATGCAGAAGCCGCAGCGATCGCAAATACAGGGATAGGATCATCATTGTTAATAGTTCCTTGCACTGTATCTTGTGTATCATCGATGATTGCCCCATTAGTGGCATTACTTAAGGTGACAGTGAAAGTTTCATCACCCTCGAATAAGACATCTTCAGTAGTTTGAACAGCAAAGGTTTTCTCGGTTTCACCTGCTGCAAAAGTCAGAGTTTGAGTGTTAGCAGTAAAGTCAGCAGCACTTGCTGTATCGTCAGTAGCAATAGAAGTTGCGACAGTCACACTTTGATCAGCCTGGGCATCTCCTGTACGAGTAACAGTAAAGCTGATAACATCTCCTTCTAGTCCTTCAGCAGCAGCAATGCTAAACACAGGGGCAGGATCATTATTGGTGATAGTTCCTGTAGCTGTGGCAGAACTAATCACCGACCCATTAGTGGCATTACTTAAGGTGACAGTGAAAGTCTCATCACCCTCAAATAAGACATCTTCAGTAGTTTGAACAGCAAAGGTTTTTTGGGTTTCTCCCTGGGCAAAACTCAGAGTTTCGGTTTTAGCAGTGAAGTCAGCAGCACTTGCTGTATTACCTGTAGCTATAGATGTGGATACAGTAACTGTTTGGGCAGCCAATATATCATCAGTGCGGGTAATAGTGAAAGTAATAGCATTACCTTCAACTGCTGAAGCATCAGTAATTGAGAAAACGGGAACTATAAAGCCGAAGTCATCTGCTGTCAGAGTATTGGCTTGAACATTTCTTAAAATGCCTAACTCTTTTGGAGAACCATTGATATTAGCTTTAATGCTTGTATCAGCCCCAACTTGCTCTAAGATCAGGTCTGCAAAATCTTGAACTTCAGGGATACCAGCAATTACAACCTTATCATCACCCTTCGTAAAATCTAAGACTTCACCAGGTACATCTGGGACTGAACCGTTGCCAAGATAAAAGAGGTCTAATCCAGCACCCCCAGTCATCTGAGTACCTTGTTTACCAGCAAACAGCGAATCATTACCAGCATCACCAAATAAGCTATCGCTTGCTAGTGTCCCAATCAGAATATCATCGCCATCACCACCCTCTAGGGTGTTGCTACCTGTTGTGCTGGATGTGTTGAGTAGATCATCTCCAGCACCACCTCTGAGGGTGTTATTGCTACCTTCTATGACAAATAGTTGATCATTTCCATCATCACCATCAAGGGTATTGTTCTCACCTTCAACTACATAAAGTTGATCATCTCCAGCGCCACCTTTCAGAGTGTTCTTGACACCTTCAACTACATAAAGTTGATCATCATCATCACCACCATCAAGGATATTCTCGCCCAAAATGCCTTCAGCAAATAAGCGATCATTTCCTTCCAGTCCTTGGATTTCCTCACCCTGTTGAGCATATAACTCATCGTTACCCGCAGTACCCAATGTGAGGAGAATATTATTAGGTAATTCAATAATCCCTAGTTTTTCAGGAGTTGTTGTGCCGGCAACATTGAAGTCATTATCATTAATCACAGCCAGAGTATTGGGTGAAACTAATGCTAAACCCTCTAACTTTTCAACACCTGTATAACCTATTTGTGCGGCATTAACAATTAAACTCTTACTGACTGGAGTAATATTAGCAGTAGTTAACTCCGCCTCAGTTAGTTGTTCAATTGTCTTATCTGCTGGCAACGTAAAGTTAGCAGAATTATTGATATTAGTTGCCCCTGCTAAATCAATTTGGTAAATAAGTTTGTTAGAAGTTTCATCACTTCTGTCATCCCGTTCTACAACTGCAAACTTACCATTACCTAAAGAAACAGCATCACCGATTTTATCAGTTTTGGCATTACCACTGCCTGTAATATCATCGAGAAGATAGAGATACTCACCAGTAACTTGTTGAGATACTATATCAAATTCCAGAATTCGCAAATTACGAGAATTTCTAGAAGTTGTATCTCCAGAACTATCAGGGTTATCAATGGGGGTCTGAATAAAAGCATAAAGCTTATTACCTTCCAAAGCTACAGCTTCAAAACCCCGGTTAGCACGTCTTTGGGCGTAAACCGCTGGTAATACCTCAGTTCCAAAAGTTCCTGCCGGTTGATCTGGGTCTGTTGCTGCTGCTGTTCCTTCGGGAATAAAACGGTCAAGTAACTTCCCATTCACATCAAAATGGTAAATCGCCGGACGGTATTCATCAACTAGCCAATAGTCACCATTTTCGGCAATAACAATACCCTCTAAATCAGCACCCAAAGTATCGTTAGGTAAGACTTGACCATTTAAATCCACACCAATTTCATCAGTGTAAGCAGTACCACCTTCCCCAGCTTGTACATTGGGAAGTCCAGTTAATGGGGTTGTACCATCTTCACGAAATAACCCAGTTCTCTTAGTGATAGTGATTTCACCAGTAGTTTGATTAAGTTCAAAACTAACTATTTCTGGTTGGAAATCGGGTAATAAAAACGGTCTATTTTGACCAGTGGGTTCACCATTAGGACCACGGTCAGTATTAGTCACAAATTGCAGATTTCCGTTTGCTGCTACTCCTTGGAAATACAAACCAGAAAAACCACCTAAAAAGATATCCTGACCTGTGGTAGTTGTTCCTAATTTGGGTAAGTCTTCAAATTCATAAGTAGTTAACTTCGGCTGGGGAGCTATTTCATAAAAGCTAACAGTATTACTAACTTCATTAGAAACAGCTAGTAGTGGTTTAGCATTAGGACTATCTTCCGCAGAGATGAATTTTAAGCCTTCAGGACTAACATCACCCTCAGTTCTAATATACTGAATAAACTCAGGTGCAGTTGGGTCACTGAGGTTATAAACCATTACCCCACCACCAGCACGTTCTAAGCCGATGAATCCATAAGGGACATCATCAATAACACCAACAACTGCACTTTCTGGTTCAGGTCCTTTGTTATCCGAACGAGTATCAACATCGTCAGGAGAAGCATTATTAGCATTAAAAAGTGTCGGTGTTGCTTGAGCTAAAATTTGTTCAATTTGGTCGCCACTGTCGAATACTAATTGACCTTGATCATTCCAAATTGAGAAAGAACGACCACCGTAAGCATAAAGTTGATCAAAATCACCATCTCCGTCCGTATCTCCCAGAGTCTTGGTAATGGTGAGACGACCTAAATTTTCATCAGCTTGTAATTCAGCAGCATTAGGGAAAGCGGTTGGATCAAGTATGACATCCTTAACTCTTGTTTCTTCATTGAAGATATCACCTTCTCCATTATTAGGAGCAGGTAAAATATCATCACCAGTGGGACGAACACGGGAATCTCCTTCATTTGCAGTGATGTAATAGGTTGCACCACCAACTTGAAAAGAGCTAATCCCATCGGGTTGATACATCCCAAAAACAGGCCAATTTTGGATGTTAATACCATTATCTCTATCACTGGCATCTAGACCATTTCCAGGTAAACTATGGTCTTTGAAACCCAAAGGGACAATGTCGTTAATAGTTCCGCTGGCGATATCAAGAACAGCAACCGCATTATTTTCTTGGAGAGTGATAAAAGCAGTTTGATTATCAGGTGAAACTGCAATATACTCTGGTTCTAAATCTTGAGCAACACTAGCATTAAGCCCAAAAATCCTCACGCCATCTGCTTTTACAGTGGCTTCTTGTCCATTAAATGCCGTGAAATCAGCAGTTGTAACTTTACTGTTATCTAAACTGGCAATATCTCCAGAAACATCAATAATACTAACTGAACCTTCTGGATCAACAGTATAATCTTCATTTGGTTCTCCTTCATTAGCAACAAGTAATTTGCTACCATCGGGAGTGAAAGTGATCATGTCAGGTAAAGCGCCTACTGTCACTTCTGAAAGTTTAGTGAGAGTAACAGCATCATAAAAAACCACTTTACCAGGGTCGGTACTCATATTAGCGGAAATAGCCACTGCAATAATGCTATTTGCAGTTCCTACTCCTTTTCTGACTGCGACACTTTGAACTCCTGAACCTAAGCTAGAAAGATCAATGTCAGTAACTTTAGTAGGGTTGGTTGGATCAGAAGCATCAATTACTTGAATAACTGGTTTATCTTCAGATACTCCAGTTACAAACAGCCGTTGAGACTTGGGGTCAAAATCAGAAATTTCTGCACCGCTTAAGCTAACAGTGCCAATATGGTTAAGTTGAATTGAATTTGTCATTTTTATATTTGCAATTAGAAGTTTATCGTCGCTGGTTAAATCAATCAGAGAAATCTGATCACCAAAAAATGGTATTTGCGGTGAATTAGCCGGAAATTCCACACATATCATACCGTCTCTGGTATTTACCAAGGTAGGGATCAAGTAATTTCATCAGTAGTTATTTTACGGTTATGATGTAGTTGGTATTAAATATGATCAGCTAGACTAAGTTATCTCAGTTTTATTAAGGAATAACTAGCTAAAGGTTAAGAATTGCGGTTTTTTGGTTTTTCTTAGAGAAAATCAGGTCAAAAATCATTGAAAGCTTAATCCTGTAAGCATTTCATTGAAAATTCAGATATTGATGATTCCCAAACAGATCATATCCTCTGGCTGCTAAAGCTTTCATACACAGATTAAAAAGTTAATTGAGAGGATGACAATATGAAAACTCTGATTATTGACAACTATGATTCTTATACTTTTAACCTTTACCAATTGATTGCAGAAGTCAATGGAGAGTATCCCACTGTAATTTACAATGATCAAATAGTATGGGATGAACTCAAACAGTGGGAATTTGATAACATCGTGATTTCACCAGGTCCTGGTCGTCCAGAGAAATCAAAAGATTTTGGGATCTGTTGTCAAATAATTCAAAATACCCAAGTGCCACTTCTAGGTGTTTGCTTGGGAAATCAGGGTCTTGGTTATGGGTATGGAGGAAAAGTTATTCATGCACCTGAAGTTCGGCATGGTCGGCTGAGTGAAGTTTATCACACTGCTACTGATTTGTTTGCGGGAATACCTTCTCCTTTCTCTGTTGTGCGCTACCATTCTTTGTTGGTTTCCGATGATCTACCGGACTGTTTGGAAAAAGTAGCATGGACGGATGAAAATCTGGTGATGGGAATTCGGCATCGCCATTTACCACTCTGGGGTGTGCAGTTTCATCCAGAGTCAATCTGTACTCAATATGGACATACTTTATTTGGGAATTTTAAAGAGATTACCCGAAAATTTGCCCAAGAGCAAGACAACAATCCGAAAAAACAATATTGGATAGGAAATAACCAGACTGCAACCTTACCGACAAGTGATTCTGATCAAAAACAGCAACAGGAATTTGAACTTTGTACCCGCAAACTTAATTTGTGTGCCGATACAGAGCAGATGTTTGTGCATTTGTTTGGCAACTCTGCCAGTGCATTTTGGCTAGATAGCAGTCGGGTTGAACCTGGTCTTTCTCGCTTTTCCTTCATGGGAGATAACAGTGGTGAAAATAGTCTGTTGATTCATTATCAGACGCAAGGGCAGGAACTGACAATTACACAGTCCGATACTGTCAGTTTCAGAACCGAGGGGATTTTTGATTATCTCCAGCGGGAAATTGAACTGCGGCACTGCCCATCTGATCACCTACCCTTTGATTTCAATTGTGGATTTGTGGGTTACTTTGGCTATGAATTAAAGGCAGAATCTGGATCTCAATTCAACTATTCCTCTAGTTTACCTGATGCCATGTTCCTGTTAGCTGATCGGATGATTGCAATTGATCACCAAGAGCTAACTATCTATCTAATTTGTCTAATCCAGCAAGGACAAAAATCTTCTGCAGAAGATTGGTTTGAAGCGACCAAATACCAAATTGACAATCTTTCTCCTCTGTCGCCTATTGTTGCTGAAAATAAAAAAATACCTGTTATTTTTCGATTAAGTAGGTCGGAAAAGACTTATCTTGATGATATTGAAAAATGTTTACAGGAAATTCACGAAGGAGAAACTTATCAAGTTTGTTTAACAAACCAGATTCACACAGACATAACACCTGATCCGCTAGAGTTCTATCGTTCATTACGCCGCATCAATCCTGCTCCTTATGCTGCATTTTTGCGCTTTGGGGATGTGGGAATTGCCTGTTCATCTCCAGAGCGATTTTTGCACATTGATCGTCAAGGTTGGGTAGAAACAAAGCCCATTAAAGGGACTCTACCCAGAGGAAAGACAGCTACAGAAGATTTCATTCTCCGTGAACAATTACGGAATAGCGAAAAAGATCGAGCTGAGAATTTGATGATTGTGGATTTACTTCGCAATGATCTGGGACGGGTTTGTGCTGTTGGTACTGTCCATGTACCCAAATTAATGGATGTGGAAACCTACGCTACAGTGCATCAATTAGTGACGACAATTCGCGGTCAATTACGCCCTAATATGAGTGCCGTAGACTGCATTCGTAACGCCTTTCCTGGAGGTTCTATGACTGGCGCACCTAAGATTAGAACCATGGAAATTATTGATCGATTAGAGCAAGAAGCACGGGGAGTTTATTCAGGGGCAATCGGCTTTTTGGGTTTGAATGGTTCAGCCGATTTGAATGTTGTCATTCGTACCGCTGTGTTGACGACTGCACAAACTTCGATTGGTGTTGGTGGTGGTATTGTAGCACTTTCTGATCCTCAGATGGAGTTTCAAGAAACTATGCTGAAAGCCAAGGCATTGATTCAGGCATTGATGATCACAACACATGGAGTTTTTGATGCCGACCAATATTATATCCAGGGAATAGAAACAGAGGTTTTTGATAATTATGAAAAAGTGGGTGTATAAGCCCTCAATAAACAGCTAATTTTCGCAACTCTTAGACCTGCTGTAACTGATCATAAAATATCGAATCAATCTTACAAAAGAAGGGAACTCTTAACAGGGAACTCTTAACAGGGAACTCTTAACAGGGAACTCTTAACAGGTAAGGAATACAGACATTCTTGTTTTCAATCAATATGTACAATTAATTTTGCTTGGGTACTTATTGTTATGACAACCAGTTAAACTTTTTGTTTAACACCAATATTAAAACTAATACTGACTCTTTCTTCATTACTTAAATTAGGTTCTACACTATGCATTAGCCAACTGGGAAATATTATCATATTTCCTTCCACGGGTTTGTAAGCAACACTGGGCATAGTCCAAGGAGTAAATTCTAAATAAGGTGGTAGAAGTCTATGGGCGCTAATTCTAGGGTCATGAAATAAAAGTCCCCCACAATCTTGCGGTGACTTAATATAGTAAACACCACTTAATAATGAATTAGGATGTTCATGAACTGAATTATAAGCAAATTTTCCATTAACTATTGCCCAGGCAGTTTTGATATTAATATCTAACTGATTTAAATCCCATTTAAGTAAATTAGTTACTTCTAAAACATTAGTTTTGATAATTTTCATCAAATCTTGGAAATCATCTCGTTTATTGAGATTGTCTAGGCTATGCCAACCAAGGACATTAGACATTTTCATGCCTTTTTTATCATTAGCATATTCCATCTGTATTAATTTCATTAGTTTTTTATTTAAATGTGGATACTCATCAATAGAAAAAAGCCATATTGGGGTGGGAAAACAATCTTTTTGATTACTTGTCATTGGTGAAAAGCTGTTACAAACTAGATATAAAAATTTCAGTATTGCCAAATTTAATCAAAGAATATGGGAGAGGTAAGATCAACTACTCTCTCCCAATTGCCTAAACTAATTCACTACATAAAAGCGAAATTATCCGCAGTCAAACTAGTGGTATCAATTCCTTTCAACATAGCCACGGTTGTTGCACCGATCATAATGCTATTACCACTTAAAGTTAGGTCATCAAAGCCAAAACCAGCACCTTGACCGCTAATACCTAAAACATCAGTACCCATTTCAAAGTCAACAACGGTGTTAGCGGCAAGAGGTAAATCACCATTAACTATCCAGAATTGGTCAGCACCTGCACCACCTGCGAGCAAGTTACCACCACCTTCTTGGGCATAGAATTCATCATTACCAGCTCCACCCAGAGCGCGATCGCCACTACCCAGGTAGAATGTATCATTACCAGCACCACCAGACATCCGGTTTTCACCTAAAGAATCGGTAGCATCAAATTTGTCATTACC contains the following coding sequences:
- the pabB gene encoding aminodeoxychorismate synthase component I, whose amino-acid sequence is MKTLIIDNYDSYTFNLYQLIAEVNGEYPTVIYNDQIVWDELKQWEFDNIVISPGPGRPEKSKDFGICCQIIQNTQVPLLGVCLGNQGLGYGYGGKVIHAPEVRHGRLSEVYHTATDLFAGIPSPFSVVRYHSLLVSDDLPDCLEKVAWTDENLVMGIRHRHLPLWGVQFHPESICTQYGHTLFGNFKEITRKFAQEQDNNPKKQYWIGNNQTATLPTSDSDQKQQQEFELCTRKLNLCADTEQMFVHLFGNSASAFWLDSSRVEPGLSRFSFMGDNSGENSLLIHYQTQGQELTITQSDTVSFRTEGIFDYLQREIELRHCPSDHLPFDFNCGFVGYFGYELKAESGSQFNYSSSLPDAMFLLADRMIAIDHQELTIYLICLIQQGQKSSAEDWFEATKYQIDNLSPLSPIVAENKKIPVIFRLSRSEKTYLDDIEKCLQEIHEGETYQVCLTNQIHTDITPDPLEFYRSLRRINPAPYAAFLRFGDVGIACSSPERFLHIDRQGWVETKPIKGTLPRGKTATEDFILREQLRNSEKDRAENLMIVDLLRNDLGRVCAVGTVHVPKLMDVETYATVHQLVTTIRGQLRPNMSAVDCIRNAFPGGSMTGAPKIRTMEIIDRLEQEARGVYSGAIGFLGLNGSADLNVVIRTAVLTTAQTSIGVGGGIVALSDPQMEFQETMLKAKALIQALMITTHGVFDADQYYIQGIETEVFDNYEKVGV
- the tnpA gene encoding IS200/IS605 family transposase; translated protein: MALWRLYYHLVWTTKERQSLIIDEREEKLYAYIISKADELKTIIHAINGTENHIHVVASIPPKISISELVQKIKGSSTHYINNVSSGEDIFAWQRGYGVFSLGRKQLEEAVIYVKNQKEHHAQGTIIKSLEDFNQDDNPPQKFYM
- a CDS encoding choice-of-anchor I family protein; the protein is MTNSIQLNHIGTVSLSGAEISDFDPKSQRLFVTGVSEDKPVIQVIDASDPTNPTKVTDIDLSSLGSGVQSVAVRKGVGTANSIIAVAISANMSTDPGKVVFYDAVTLTKLSEVTVGALPDMITFTPDGSKLLVANEGEPNEDYTVDPEGSVSIIDVSGDIASLDNSKVTTADFTAFNGQEATVKADGVRIFGLNASVAQDLEPEYIAVSPDNQTAFITLQENNAVAVLDIASGTINDIVPLGFKDHSLPGNGLDASDRDNGINIQNWPVFGMYQPDGISSFQVGGATYYITANEGDSRVRPTGDDILPAPNNGEGDIFNEETRVKDVILDPTAFPNAAELQADENLGRLTITKTLGDTDGDGDFDQLYAYGGRSFSIWNDQGQLVFDSGDQIEQILAQATPTLFNANNASPDDVDTRSDNKGPEPESAVVGVIDDVPYGFIGLERAGGGVMVYNLSDPTAPEFIQYIRTEGDVSPEGLKFISAEDSPNAKPLLAVSNEVSNTVSFYEIAPQPKLTTYEFEDLPKLGTTTTGQDIFLGGFSGLYFQGVAANGNLQFVTNTDRGPNGEPTGQNRPFLLPDFQPEIVSFELNQTTGEITITKRTGLFREDGTTPLTGLPNVQAGEGGTAYTDEIGVDLNGQVLPNDTLGADLEGIVIAENGDYWLVDEYRPAIYHFDVNGKLLDRFIPEGTAAATDPDQPAGTFGTEVLPAVYAQRRANRGFEAVALEGNKLYAFIQTPIDNPDSSGDTTSRNSRNLRILEFDIVSQQVTGEYLYLLDDITGSGNAKTDKIGDAVSLGNGKFAVVERDDRSDETSNKLIYQIDLAGATNINNSANFTLPADKTIEQLTEAELTTANITPVSKSLIVNAAQIGYTGVEKLEGLALVSPNTLAVINDNDFNVAGTTTPEKLGIIELPNNILLTLGTAGNDELYAQQGEEIQGLEGNDRLFAEGILGENILDGGDDDDQLYVVEGVKNTLKGGAGDDQLYVVEGENNTLDGDDGNDQLFVIEGSNNTLRGGAGDDLLNTSSTTGSNTLEGGDGDDILIGTLASDSLFGDAGNDSLFAGKQGTQMTGGAGLDLFYLGNGSVPDVPGEVLDFTKGDDKVVIAGIPEVQDFADLILEQVGADTSIKANINGSPKELGILRNVQANTLTADDFGFIVPVFSITDASAVEGNAITFTITRTDDILAAQTVTVSTSIATGNTASAADFTAKTETLSFAQGETQKTFAVQTTEDVLFEGDETFTVTLSNATNGSVISSATATGTITNNDPAPVFSIAAAEGLEGDVISFTVTRTGDAQADQSVTVATSIATDDTASAADFTANTQTLTFAAGETEKTFAVQTTEDVLFEGDETFTVTLSNATNGAIIDDTQDTVQGTINNDDPIPVFAIAAASALEGSDVTFTVTRTGDALGDQSVTVATSIATGDTASAADFTANTQTLTFAAGETEKTFTVATIQDDIVEDNETFTVTLSNATDGAVISSTNSTAQGTITDDDTPAEFSITSAEGLEGSDVTFTVTRSRDNLTPQSVTVATSISTGDTASAADFTANTQTLTFAVGETEKTFTVATIQDAIVEEDETFTVTLSNATDGAVISSTNSTAQGTITDDDISLAVVNNNNIFTIKGIDDTVRLKVTLIERNSNFISELGVFTVDDAEGKIDGIAPGEQGYEQAALDRVKDQGKAIFSAISNIPNGFNTIDLARLLGFDSGDHLNFFLVKDGTIDSFRAGLTPSTNVLFAETSTQQITSNADGFTIAWEEGSNVADFKDLVVKIESTNEPLTLGTALQGINQSELIDLTGISGLVKADFSVYREAAFNNEVYFYKVDNAQGQIGSLQVNTANQANYLQAAINNLIKDADTGETIKFAVANQGLFTNSAMIAGGSILAPLIIINGTLSQLTDTNVDNNPQVYFPYLGVNSDGVDHIRLLGDNTFGFEDLPNGGDFDYNDLIIKSDFSIV
- a CDS encoding TIGR02466 family protein — encoded protein: MTSNQKDCFPTPIWLFSIDEYPHLNKKLMKLIQMEYANDKKGMKMSNVLGWHSLDNLNKRDDFQDLMKIIKTNVLEVTNLLKWDLNQLDINIKTAWAIVNGKFAYNSVHEHPNSLLSGVYYIKSPQDCGGLLFHDPRISAHRLLPPYLEFTPWTMPSVAYKPVEGNMIIFPSWLMHSVEPNLSNEERVSISFNIGVKQKV